In a single window of the Streptomyces sp. CGMCC 4.7035 genome:
- a CDS encoding FAD-dependent oxidoreductase has product MSKPASTSTGAASRRAVVIGGGMAGMLAASVLSTYADVTVVDRDVLPEGPEPRKGLPQARHVHVIWSGGARAMEQLLPGVTDAWLAAGARRIPLPTGLVSMQPRGWFRRWPEMQFMIACSRDLLDWVVRERVTRSERVTLLQRSELLSLEGDASRVTGVRVRTPDDEERLLAADLIVDASGRGSRASVWLEALGVPEAPLEQVDSGLAYSSRIFRAPPGTEEFPLVNVQSDATVPVPGRTTTIEPIEGGRWLVTLSGTRGGEPPTSAEEFETFARESVRHPVVGELIAHAEPLSDPVVTRSTVNRRRFYEKVKSWPEGFVAIGDSVATYNPVYGHGLSVAALGAVALGELVAEHGLTAPGLARRIQRAVARPVATAWEFATSTDIHYPGAVGKAPGVANRLLGAYVNRLMLTATGRPLVARAFFDVVTLSKPVSELLRPSVAIAVLRGPRRPGLTAPPLTGAEWEAVIGTAQGQNAPKAQQRTASASRPGASADDTPDPAARPGR; this is encoded by the coding sequence ATGAGCAAACCCGCTAGCACCTCCACGGGTGCGGCATCCCGTCGGGCCGTCGTCATCGGCGGCGGTATGGCCGGCATGCTGGCCGCCTCGGTGCTGAGCACGTACGCCGACGTCACCGTCGTCGACCGGGACGTGCTGCCCGAGGGCCCCGAGCCCCGCAAGGGACTTCCGCAGGCCCGGCATGTGCACGTGATCTGGTCCGGGGGCGCCCGTGCCATGGAACAGCTGCTGCCGGGGGTGACCGACGCGTGGCTGGCGGCGGGCGCCCGGCGGATTCCGCTGCCGACGGGGCTCGTGTCGATGCAGCCACGGGGCTGGTTCCGGCGCTGGCCCGAAATGCAGTTCATGATCGCGTGCAGCCGTGATCTGCTCGACTGGGTGGTGCGCGAACGGGTCACCAGGAGCGAACGCGTCACTCTGCTGCAGCGCAGCGAACTGCTGTCCCTGGAGGGCGACGCGTCCCGGGTGACGGGCGTGCGGGTACGGACGCCCGACGACGAGGAACGGCTGCTCGCGGCCGACCTGATCGTCGACGCCTCGGGTCGCGGTTCGCGGGCCTCGGTGTGGCTGGAGGCGCTGGGTGTGCCCGAGGCGCCGCTGGAGCAGGTGGACTCCGGGCTCGCCTACTCCAGCCGGATCTTCCGGGCGCCGCCGGGCACGGAGGAATTCCCGCTGGTCAACGTGCAGTCGGACGCGACCGTGCCGGTGCCGGGGAGGACGACGACCATCGAGCCCATCGAGGGCGGGCGGTGGCTGGTGACGCTCTCCGGCACGCGGGGCGGTGAACCGCCCACATCCGCCGAGGAGTTCGAGACCTTCGCGCGGGAGAGCGTGCGGCATCCGGTCGTGGGCGAGCTCATCGCCCACGCGGAGCCGCTGTCGGACCCGGTCGTCACGCGCAGCACGGTCAACCGCCGACGGTTCTACGAGAAGGTCAAGAGCTGGCCCGAGGGGTTCGTGGCGATCGGCGACTCGGTGGCCACGTACAACCCGGTCTACGGGCACGGGCTGTCCGTGGCCGCGCTGGGCGCGGTGGCGCTGGGCGAGCTGGTGGCCGAGCACGGGCTGACAGCGCCGGGGCTCGCCCGTCGCATACAGCGGGCGGTGGCCCGTCCGGTGGCGACGGCCTGGGAGTTCGCGACCAGCACGGACATCCACTACCCGGGCGCGGTCGGCAAGGCCCCGGGCGTCGCGAACCGTCTCCTCGGCGCGTACGTCAACCGGCTGATGCTCACCGCGACCGGGCGTCCGCTGGTGGCCCGGGCGTTCTTCGACGTGGTCACGCTGTCGAAGCCGGTGAGCGAGCTGCTGCGGCCGTCGGTGGCGATCGCGGTCCTGCGCGGTCCACGCCGACCCGGACTGACGGCCCCGCCGCTGACCGGGGCCGAGTGGGAGGCGGTCATCGGGACGGCGCAGGGCCAAAACGCCCCCAAGGCCCAACAGCGCACGGCTTCGGCTTCCCGGCCGGGCGCCTCAGCCGACGACACCCCCGACCCGGCCGCCCGGCCCGGCAGGTGA
- a CDS encoding MAB_1171c family putative transporter — MDGSSYYIPAAAMGVALTVKAPALSRSWRDPLLRSVCALLALAGLVFFFAAPPTIGKVNDLTGVTNVSAPLVYCLLSAFSASCLVLVVNWRGGPPEETRRTTRLIIAGYGLVIVALITLFMLGDVPVERLVDFDTYYARTPYIREMIVLYLMALTVAGVAMNFMCGRWALQVRGWLRAGLLIIVTGYLFNLAYLTTKFTAVIARWNGHDLDYLSSDVAPVLASAGAQISAVGFCLPLACQRVGDSWSTWSTYRRLGPLWRELRSVSPHGDHGVRISWWSPAELQVTQRESDIHDGMLSLYPYFDSEVRSRAYDAAVAAGSDPAQAQAEADAAMVAVAVRARAADPEGRVISSAGASHAPTASPEGPRDLVRMSAALRQSPVVAAARGPVATRPGSDFHEQTR, encoded by the coding sequence ATGGACGGTTCCAGCTACTACATACCCGCCGCCGCGATGGGCGTGGCGCTCACCGTCAAGGCGCCCGCGCTGAGCCGTTCGTGGCGCGATCCGCTGTTGCGGTCGGTGTGCGCGCTGCTCGCACTGGCCGGGCTGGTGTTCTTCTTCGCCGCGCCGCCGACGATCGGGAAGGTCAACGACCTCACGGGCGTCACCAATGTCTCGGCGCCGCTCGTCTACTGCCTGCTGAGCGCGTTCAGCGCGTCCTGTCTGGTGCTCGTCGTCAACTGGCGCGGCGGACCGCCCGAGGAGACCCGCCGCACCACCCGGCTGATCATCGCCGGGTACGGCCTGGTGATCGTCGCCTTGATCACGCTGTTCATGCTCGGTGACGTGCCGGTGGAGCGGCTGGTCGACTTCGACACGTACTACGCCCGCACGCCGTACATACGCGAGATGATCGTGCTGTACCTGATGGCGCTCACCGTCGCGGGCGTCGCGATGAACTTCATGTGCGGGCGCTGGGCGCTCCAGGTGCGTGGCTGGCTGCGCGCCGGGCTGCTGATCATCGTGACCGGCTATCTCTTCAACCTGGCCTACCTGACGACCAAGTTCACCGCCGTCATCGCCCGCTGGAACGGCCACGACCTCGACTATCTGAGCAGCGACGTGGCGCCCGTGCTGGCCTCCGCAGGGGCGCAGATCAGCGCGGTCGGCTTCTGTCTCCCGCTGGCCTGCCAGCGCGTCGGGGACAGCTGGAGCACCTGGTCGACGTACCGTCGGCTCGGGCCGCTGTGGCGCGAGCTGCGATCGGTGTCCCCCCATGGGGACCACGGGGTGCGGATCTCCTGGTGGTCGCCGGCCGAACTCCAGGTGACGCAGCGGGAGTCCGACATCCACGACGGCATGCTCAGCCTGTACCCCTACTTCGACTCCGAGGTGCGCTCCCGCGCCTACGACGCCGCCGTGGCGGCGGGCTCCGACCCCGCCCAGGCGCAGGCCGAGGCCGACGCCGCGATGGTGGCGGTGGCGGTGCGGGCGAGGGCAGCCGATCCGGAGGGCAGGGTGATCAGTTCGGCGGGGGCGAGCCACGCCCCGACCGCGTCCCCCGAGGGTCCCCGCGACCTCGTGCGGATGTCGGCCGCCCTGCGTCAGTCACCCGTCGTCGCGGCCGCCAGGGGGCCGGTCGCGACCAGGCCAGGAAGCGACTTCCATGAGCAAACCCGCTAG
- a CDS encoding toxin-antitoxin system, toxin component: MRRLCGELVGELSLPAPAEPADLYAALCDGMGRRRGRPVQFRTAPFPPGTASGLWLDMADQDLVVIEERTAPDHQLVILGHELWHMNAGHHGHHVEGAVVAARLLSDTADLQATVHKVAARTHFDLSDEKEAESFGLLLASKCRIWLAGSALRGPVKRDDLAGRIEASLGYRGPQG; this comes from the coding sequence ATGCGCCGTCTGTGCGGCGAGTTGGTCGGGGAGCTGTCGCTCCCGGCGCCGGCGGAACCCGCCGACCTGTACGCCGCGCTGTGCGACGGCATGGGCAGACGCCGCGGCCGTCCCGTCCAGTTCCGCACGGCCCCCTTCCCGCCCGGCACGGCCAGCGGTCTGTGGCTCGACATGGCCGACCAGGACCTCGTCGTCATCGAGGAACGCACCGCCCCCGACCACCAGTTGGTGATCCTCGGCCACGAGCTGTGGCACATGAACGCCGGGCATCACGGCCACCATGTGGAGGGCGCCGTGGTCGCGGCACGCCTGCTGAGCGACACCGCCGATCTGCAGGCGACCGTCCACAAGGTCGCCGCCCGTACGCACTTCGACCTCTCGGACGAGAAGGAGGCCGAGAGCTTCGGGCTGCTCCTGGCCAGCAAGTGCCGTATCTGGCTGGCCGGTTCGGCGCTGCGTGGGCCTGTCAAGCGGGACGATCTGGCGGGGCGGATCGAGGCCTCGCTGGGTTATCGCGGACCGCAGGGCTGA
- a CDS encoding helix-turn-helix domain-containing protein, which translates to MTDGFEVPGATATGLLPAVAARVTALADRLGVPHAEIFDVPRLSVESGVPEPVVKALLSGVPAGEPDLQARFLQRLDLLRRTRLKPNGRKYTQQEIADGAGMSRQQAGALINGDRRPTMEHCDAIQRFFRVHAGFLTAEDPEALANALQRSEQELLQRLADREREAAEVADDPLERLLQDHGVRGIAWRAAQLPTDQHRDKVAEWLDMLLESVKRPES; encoded by the coding sequence GTGACGGATGGCTTCGAGGTTCCGGGCGCCACGGCGACGGGTCTGCTGCCGGCCGTCGCGGCCCGTGTCACCGCCCTCGCCGACCGGCTGGGCGTGCCGCACGCGGAGATCTTCGACGTCCCGCGCCTGTCGGTCGAATCCGGCGTCCCGGAGCCGGTGGTGAAGGCCCTGCTGAGCGGGGTGCCCGCCGGGGAGCCGGATCTTCAGGCCCGTTTCCTGCAACGACTCGACCTGCTGCGCCGCACCCGGCTCAAGCCCAACGGACGCAAGTACACCCAGCAGGAGATCGCCGACGGCGCGGGTATGTCGCGCCAGCAGGCGGGTGCCCTCATCAATGGCGACCGGCGCCCCACCATGGAGCACTGCGACGCCATTCAGCGTTTCTTCAGAGTGCATGCCGGGTTCCTCACGGCCGAGGACCCCGAGGCGCTCGCGAACGCCCTCCAGCGCTCCGAGCAGGAGCTCCTCCAGCGGCTCGCCGACCGTGAGCGCGAGGCGGCCGAGGTCGCCGACGACCCGCTGGAGCGGCTGCTGCAGGACCACGGCGTGCGCGGCATCGCCTGGCGGGCGGCCCAGCTGCCCACCGACCAGCACCGCGACAAGGTCGCGGAATGGCTGGACATGCTGCTGGAGAGCGTCAAGCGGCCCGAGTCCTGA
- a CDS encoding MmyB family transcriptional regulator: MAFQAGGQRSQPRPVPESPEARAYLRDYATLLEAVPFPSVVFDHRWDVVLTNTAYRTLFRSVAPHPTAMPGDNFLRFVLFHPDAGTILGEHESSWCLPMLAHFAAAVERHGHDHGLQSIRRDIAQDPIMEAAYREGLPHWIRAVGPHAVEHDGAVRPLLHPDPRWGSDCRVVGETPKTLGDMGYSRLTLVLREARRPTPAPPPVRRPRRAAGHLSVVPAPRD, translated from the coding sequence ATGGCGTTTCAGGCAGGAGGGCAGCGGTCGCAGCCGCGACCCGTCCCCGAGAGTCCGGAAGCACGGGCGTATCTGCGGGACTACGCCACGCTCCTCGAAGCCGTCCCCTTCCCGTCCGTCGTCTTCGACCACCGCTGGGACGTCGTCCTCACCAACACCGCGTATCGGACGCTCTTCCGCTCGGTCGCGCCGCATCCGACGGCCATGCCGGGCGACAACTTCCTGCGGTTCGTGCTGTTCCACCCGGACGCGGGCACGATCCTCGGCGAGCACGAGTCGAGCTGGTGCCTGCCCATGCTGGCGCACTTCGCCGCGGCGGTGGAGCGGCACGGGCACGACCACGGGCTGCAGTCCATCCGCCGGGACATCGCCCAGGACCCGATCATGGAGGCCGCCTACCGGGAAGGCCTGCCGCACTGGATCCGCGCGGTCGGACCGCATGCCGTGGAGCACGACGGGGCGGTGCGCCCGTTGCTGCACCCCGACCCGCGCTGGGGCTCCGACTGCCGTGTGGTGGGGGAGACCCCCAAGACCCTGGGGGACATGGGCTATTCGCGGCTGACGCTGGTGCTGCGCGAGGCGCGCCGCCCGACGCCCGCCCCGCCCCCGGTGCGTCGCCCCCGGCGTGCGGCGGGCCACCTCAGCGTGGTGCCCGCACCGCGGGACTGA
- a CDS encoding cache domain-containing protein: MSQSPGLVALPEADVAGQVRSALETVFDAVAETRADTTALLTRVAGQGRRPATVDLARLRPGLHARLARQELVSGVGFVAAPGLLSDVPAWLEWWQSGADGDVRPLLLDLDPAHSAYSDYTHWDWFALPRDTGRRAVAGPYVDYLCSDEYSLTLSAPVHMEGRFAGVAAADVYLRHFEAAVLPLLRGLPRSAHLVNARGRVAASADPAHLAGSLTKGPDFAAVLERGRPDTWGNLRLVPCDGVPLVLVVDG; encoded by the coding sequence ATGAGCCAGAGCCCCGGTCTGGTCGCACTGCCCGAGGCGGATGTGGCGGGGCAGGTCCGCTCCGCCCTGGAGACGGTCTTCGACGCCGTCGCGGAGACCCGCGCCGATACGACGGCCCTGCTGACGCGGGTGGCCGGCCAGGGGCGGCGGCCCGCGACGGTGGACCTGGCGCGGCTGCGTCCGGGACTCCATGCGCGGCTGGCGCGGCAGGAGCTGGTGTCCGGCGTGGGGTTCGTGGCCGCCCCGGGGTTGCTGAGCGACGTACCGGCGTGGCTGGAGTGGTGGCAGAGCGGCGCGGACGGGGACGTACGGCCGCTGCTGCTCGACCTGGATCCGGCGCACTCGGCGTACTCCGACTACACGCACTGGGACTGGTTCGCGCTGCCCCGCGACACGGGGCGGCGGGCGGTGGCCGGTCCGTACGTGGACTACCTCTGCTCCGACGAGTACAGCCTCACGCTGTCGGCGCCCGTGCACATGGAGGGGCGCTTCGCGGGCGTGGCCGCGGCCGACGTGTATCTGCGGCACTTCGAGGCGGCCGTGCTGCCACTGCTGCGCGGGCTGCCGAGGTCCGCCCACCTGGTCAACGCGCGCGGGCGCGTGGCCGCCTCGGCCGACCCGGCGCATCTGGCCGGTTCGCTCACCAAGGGGCCGGACTTCGCGGCCGTGCTGGAGCGGGGGCGGCCGGACACCTGGGGGAACCTGCGCCTGGTTCCGTGCGACGGTGTTCCGCTCGTGCTCGTCGTCGACGGCTGA